The sequence ataatgaaatgaaatgaatgaatgaattgGAAGGGAAGAAGATTGTATTATGCAGAGGAGCTTTCGGGCATGCAGGTAACACCAATTTATACATTCATCAAATTGTTGgcattttctattttattattcaTTATGCTTTTCGCCAATCATACGCCATTTTCGTTGATttctatatattatttaaaaatgggATCGAATCTTCCACTACAAAACTTTAGGTGGGTCCTTGTTTTTCTTTCCATGgaatattctatttttttgttatatgtttCATTAACCATTTCTACTTTTGGTCTCTTTtaacatattttttatttatccCCTTTTAATAATTCTATAACTATTGTGCCACCATATTTAACTTCATCATCTACATATTACTTACTTCTAATTTGTTTGTGCTAATCTTCTTTATTTgattcaaattttcattttttttacatttattttattataaaacatGAGAGAAGTTatgattaaattttttttatagtaaTTCTTCTATTGAGATTCAAGatttaaatctcattactctgcATTATCTATTGTCTTAATTGCTAGTAAAAAATCGGTTACTGTTTGAATTTAATTACTTCTTTTTTTAGGTGAAGAAGATATAGCAACAATCCACGATAAGGGAGAGAATACTAactgaaaaaatatatattttttccaaataaaaacaataataagagGAAGCTAAAATTGTTATAGCATCAGTAGATTTGTTCTTCTCTTTGGTAATATGACGAAAAAATGTTCCCAAGAGTTTCTAATAGAAATAATGTTCTCTTACCTTTTGTGATGGTTTTGATTTCAGTTGATGAGAACTCCTTTCTACTTAAGAAGTTTACAATTTCCAACACATaaaaaatataccatttgaaTTAATTTGTGTTTAATCTGTGTTGATTTTTCATGGTTAAGTTACATAAAATactattttcatttttgtatttttgaaagagattttagttttagtatttttcgtttaatattttagaaatCGACTTCAAAAGTAATAATGAATTTtattgttaatattttaaaaaatgcaaaaaattcaaaaactaGTAATTACTTTTTAGATCGGAAAGAACAAGATATGTCTTTATTATATATAGTATGAGAATTATTATTGCAAATAGCTTTATctgtcataaatattttacttcTCTAATGTAAAGAGTATTATATTATGTCTTCAAATCAAATGATTAATCACAATAATATATTTAAGGTAAATATTGTATAATATTCACAAGTTACCAAATATATATCTAATACACACCTTTAGACACTCAATTAAGAAAATGGctcaaaatgaaaataaatataaatatttatataactTAATTCATCAGCAATTTTCAACCAAATAAAGACAAAATCATAGTTTAGAAAACTATATAATAAAACCAAAGTAATTTTGGCACATTTGTATGACTTTCGTTCTCCGATTAAAGGTTGGATCTCATACATTAATAATTTGATAATAATTTTTAAGttctattataattatttaaaataatacttttcaaatactttgtttttgtttttttttctaaaagtaaACGAATCGTTagtttattatataaaaataagataagtttagtttttcttctacttgttattgtttttaaaaaatacactAATTTATGATTAACATATCAATTACAATTTTATTTATGgttttaatataatatcaaatTTGGGAGGAATTTAGTAAAATAGAAAgaatattattattgaaatgAAGGGTATGCACAATGTCATAATCAAATTATTCCAAAAGACAATTGAGAATTTTTTacataattttattgtttttggaATATTTTGGATAAATAGGATAAGGAGGTGAGATATTGTAGCCTCAAATTGTTTttgatgaaaaataaatttaagaatgttaaaaccaacaaaatataTTTCTCTCTATGGCAAAATCTACCACTTCTTTGGAGCCAATTGTCTCACATGAGGACTACATAAATTCaagatatataaaattaaaatttattttcatcacttttacaaaaaaaaaaaaaaaaggaaaaaattaattaaattaaaaaaaattcatattgtCAACATCCATGGGAAAATGATTGTGATCTTtttacttttatattttttttggagaaatttAACGTGTGTGTTATTAGAGTATCGTCAATGATGTCGAAAACAATAAATGAGATTATAAGAAAATAAGGTTTCGATGAcactaaaaaatttaattttgtgtatTTTTTCTTCCAGTTGTTGTTGAATCTATACCAATCAAGATAAAAAGTATCAAAAACTTGTTTTAATACACATCGAATAAAATAAAGTTTTGATCCGCTTTAGATATACATTGGTGTGACTTAGAATTAATGAAtgaaaattaattgattaaGAAGTTAAAAGTCATTAACTTTGTATCATCCTAGATTATAATATGTGGATTCAAAAGGTCATTTTTGGATTGTAAGAACGTTAAAATGATCCATAATTTGAGAGAGAGTGTATGAGCATGTATGCTCGTGGTGTGTTTAGATTCATTGTTTATCGTCTTTTTATCTTTAAGATACTCATTTTTATctctattattttaaaatgtttgttttggtCTTCTAGTTTTACAAAGTGACAATTTTGATCCTTTCACTTACACTGTTAtttcggttttttttttttttttacaaatatcAATTTACACGTTGAACTATTAGAGTGATATAATTTGAACCATAAACTAATAATTAGATAAATTTAAACCAAATTCCAAACTAATAGTCGTATCAATTTAATcatttaaactttcaattttcaCAAATGTATAAAGTACAACCCTAATTAAAATAACATTTGAAACGTAttttaaacaaactttttttaaaaagttaaaactaAAATAACTTTCTAAACAATACTCCCTTTTGAATTAGGAGGTTATTCCACATCTTTCTCTTGTAGAATAATAACATTGACCAAAAATTTCGACCAATCACGTAGTATATATCACATCGCTAAGTTAAAATcaaaataacattttttgttATATACATTGACAATATCAACTAACGTTTCAATTGTATATATAAAATCAAAAACTACTTATTCTCAACAAAGATAAAATCAAACCACACATTTTCACAAATCAAATTGCTTTTGTAGAAAGAGTCAACAAAATTAAGATTCCTTCCcgatataaattaaaatagttatttttaaatatactaAAATAAACTATCTAGATGGACTTATATTATTTATCGctaatagacattgataaatGTATATTAGTATCTATTGCTGATacatgttgactttttgttatatttataaatattttaagcaaatttatcatttaaaatagttttaaattaaaagagtcAATATTTTCTATAAAGTTAAACAAGAAAAATTAATAGAATCGATGCTTTGTGGAGATGTTTCGATCTGTTAGAATATTTTGAACAAAATAACAACTCGTAGGGTTAAAATGCCATTTTAGCCTTTATTCTTTGaattttgttcaattttagtctATCATATACTTTTATATATCTATCTAATTTTAgtacatatatttttaataaatcttaaatttaattacttgaaagatttttatttttatcaaaattagtttaatggtaataataaaatttaaggggagaaaacttaatattttgaatatGTTTCCAAAACTTAGAGTAAAAAgtgataataatatataataaaatgtttTGAGAAATATAAAAGTGTAAACTAATAAACTTATAAGACTTATTTActtattaaaagtaaaaaatgaaCTAAAAACGAATAAACTCACAAGCATATCGATGATGATAATATTTTAACAAtccaatttaaaaaaatttagaaggGTACCAATCAAAAGATATGATAAAGGAATAGTATAGGGAAAAAATAGATGTTGATGAAACATCTATTCgaaattatgaaaattttgaggttatgaatacttttaattttaaactcTTATAAATCAATCGAGTTATCGTAAACTTTAGTTAGTAGTGATATAGTCTatgtatttaaattttttgttctAACTTAGTAGTAGAACATTAATaagttgttttgtttttttttttcatcaaatttgcaagagtttagtttatatttaaattatatcattaacatttaatgaaatttattaTCTATGTAGCAATAAACTAATCCAAGGGCAGATAGTTTCTATTAACTAAATTAAATCTTAGGTGAGTTATTGGGCTTGGAAGCGTGCCTATGCAGAAATTGGGCTCCTCGACCTTCGAGGCCGAGGCTAATACGCAAGGCCCAACTACCCTCCCTTAGCTTAGCCGTTTTTATCTTCTGTTCTTTGGCCTCTGTTTGTTAGATtgatccttttttttctttatttaaaatcCCATATAACAATATGCATGTGGACGAAATTTTTGCCTATTGGAAAAAAGTTTTTAGAGACAATTTGTCCATAGGGAAGAGAATAAAGGTATTATTGTTAAGATTCACCTATATCTCGAGCCATTGTAAATCTAGACCGACTTAAATAATCACTAGCGTTATTTAGCCGTTCATTGACAAAATTACAAACGTAACTTTATGATAGGTTGCCTAGGTATGTTCTCGAAATGGAAGAGAGACAACTCGATGAAGAAGGAATGAATATCGTCAAAATTGACTTCAAGTGTGTTTGGATTGACTTTTATGAGTTTATAAACACTGTTCTTTTACTTATAAACGTTTACAAAGTCAATCTAAATTTATTAACTCTCTAAGAATTTTCTCTAAATATCCTTAAGATATAAAATATATGTACAATATGAAACTATACAATTTTAGATGGAAAAATAGGCATtaagacaattttttttattaaaattatatatgaCTTTTTACAAAGTTATTCGAGGGTTGTTTTTTGATTTTGTATGTCAAAATGATCATAGTTCAACTgacataaaatttatattaaagaTAATTAATATACCTTTTTTATGCATACCAAAGTACACATTTTTTTATGCATACCACTCTAATCACGTCCAAAagctttcaaaatattttttataaaataaagtaaaaaaatttgttatgcAATAAAGTAAGACTAGACAattaatgtaaaaaaataaGTATAGATAGTCTAGAATACACCAAATACATTTGATTCTAAATAATCACATAAACATCTTAGATTTTCATGGAATTGAGATTTAGATTAATGTATTTAGTATTTTTAGTAAGATAAAGATGTCGTAACATTTAGAGATTCATGAATATTCGTCCTTACGTATGATGTCTCATATACAATATAGATATGCCACTCTTTTTATAAAATCcttgttgtttttgtttatttaagaaaggtattcaaattgaaatacaaataaatatttattttgtaaacaAAGCTAAAATACATATTATTTGGTTAAGAAAATAATCTATAAAAATAACATAAACAATATTGATTTAACAAAAAGTGTTATATAAGTtcagaaataaaataaaatgaaatatgaatCCGAAGTCTCTTCTAACGGCTAAACTCTAAGGATATatacaaaattttcaataaatttaacCCTTCACCCCCTCGTCTTGTCCATTGATCGGTCAGTCGGCGGTAAAAATACAAAATGGGCCGAACGGCGGCATCTCTTCCGGTCactctcttcttcctcctccttctCACCGCCCTACCACCCTCcctctccttctccttctccttctcccaATTCAAAACACTATTTTCACTCGCACATTCCCTCATGACTCGCGTCGCCAATCTACGCGCCTCTCGCGGCGACTTCGCTGGCTCGCAACGAGCGAGAAACATTGCCCAAAAGCTCGAACGAGGGCTCGGACTTAGCTTCTGGGGCTCTATCTGGTCCCTTGCATGGGACTACACCAAGAACTACGCCTGGAGGGACCTCCCCTTTTCAGAACTCTACGACGCGGTTCCCGACATGAACGAATTGATTAGGGCCTTTGCGGAGTTGTCTCAGTTGGAATCGGATTTTGCAAGGGCGAATTGGGTATCTCGGAATTACCAATCTGTTCTCAGGGTCTCCAATTCGCTGTTGAAAAGGCTTCTTAAAGTGTTTCGAAAATCGGTACGCTTTTCCTTTGCTTGGAATGTGTTTGTTAAAATGTCTGAATGAAAATTTGAGTATAAAGTAGTGGAATTAATGTTTgattgatgttttttttttttttgggattGATGGGCAGGGGGCTTGGAGGGAAGTGGTGGAGACAGTTCAAAAGGAAGTGGTGGACGGTGGATTGCTGAAGGATTGTTTGGAGCTGGGCAGTGGCGATTTGAAAGGAATTGTTCAGATTCTCAAGGATTTGGCTTTGAATTTCTATTCCTCCGGCCGTTCTAGTGAACTGTAAGAATCAGAGACCCAATTTTTCCTCTTCGCTCTTAGTTTTGAACAGAATGACATAATTCAAATCTTCCCCCCTCAGTTGTTTCTTACTTATTTTGAGATTTGAACATCAAATGCCACTCCTGATAagtaatcattttttttattagataaCTTATAGAGCTTTTCAAATTAGGCAGCTCCCGGAAGGATCGTTTTATGATGTGTATAAGAAATGGTGTCATAATCTATTCCAAATATATAAGTAACTTTTCTATCGAATGGATTGGAGTTGTATCAAATgatttcttttgattttaaCATTGACATAACTTCCTGTGGGAAAGAGTGGTTTTGAATTTCAATCCAAACTAAACTAGTTATTGATAGATCACAAGTCCAAAATGTCAATTATGTTTtgagattgaaactatataacAAGCTGATATTAAAATTGAAGGAAGCACGTAGTAATTGAAACTTGTTTGGGAGGAGAAGAGGGAGGGATGGACGCTCAAATGTGTCTAACTAGAGAGAATACAAAAAGGTAAAATACGAAAGGTTGGGAGTAGAAGAAAGTTTTATCCTTTGAATTCATGAAATTAATTGTATATTCAATCAACTATGAGTTCAATTGTATAATAAATTCAATCCAAAATGCAAAATGGTTTTTGTCATTTTGATCCTGGTTTTGAAGTTTGAGAATTTTGTTCTTGCTTACATCATCATCGGCCAAAGTTACAAAATCACTTTTAATTCCTTCCTTCACTTGTACTAGTCAATGGTCATTATCTATTGTTCCCTTCTCCAATTGTTATTGGCCATCAGAACATTGTAATGAGCTTGTCAAAAGTAGAGAAGAAAGTTCTGCACTAccttttcaaaaaatttaaatttaagaatgtttaaaatttaaagaaaactCTAAAAATCAAATGTATTTAGTTAGTAATGTAAAATAGGAGTCCGACAACAATAGATccaataaaagaaaaggaaaaaaaaaaccaataaagtTGTACTTGATGTTTTTAGTATTTTTGAAGGTAGATGATAGGTTGGAAAAGTTGATGATGCATTCCTAATATCTTTATAAACCACtttcttaagaaaaatatttcatGCAAATCTTAAAATGAAAATCACGCTCTATTATCTAATTACAATATTTTTGTTCCATGATCATGTATCGTTGTCTTCACTAGAACTTTTTTCTTGCTCAAATAAGATTCTTTtgttataatttcatttttgcaACACACCCTCTAAACTCGCTCGTAATGTCGTCAAATGCATATAGTTAAGAGTCCCGATCTTGAACTAGCCTTGTCTATTGAAACATTAtctatattatttttgttgACTAGACAAGTATTGATTTGTCAAAATTGACTTTTGAGTTGAGCTCATTTCCTACATTTGCAAAACCTCCCCTACTTTATTTTTGTATAGCTTTCATCTTTGGTTCAAATGAATATTAAGATATATATAGTAGCATTTGCATTTGTTACCCATCGAAGGAATTTATTTGATTGATTCAAACAATCTCTCACTTGTACTACACGTTTCTATTAGCAAATTATTTGTTTCAAACATTTAATGCGCAACCAAATACTATTCGATAAAACAATCTCTATCTAATTTACCCATATCATCCATATTGTATAAACTCTTTTGTGGAATCTGATATTaaaacttaatttttaattgTCACTATACCaacttgtaacgacccaactccttatgctgaatcgaagtcattactaaatatagaacaagtggtttaagtctaaaaattttatcaaaagcatacggttcaagaaattcatttataaaagcataaacatggtagtcatgcaaaaatgtaaaagcgttctgaaatcctactcgggccctatctacataaaagatagtgaaaaataaaaagtactcaaactcaaatgctaaaatctgaaataagaaataagcggaagcggtagtccctatggccctcctcggtctcacttcgggtcgctcgccagcttgcccttgcccttgcctcgtcctctacctgaaaacataaagtggagagaatgagtataaaaatactcagtaagggacccactactagtcccactaggtgcctgttaacttcctgttagagtcctgataactggtacccaatctctggcacgttcccgaacacgtgcaatcatgcgctcccgtaggaacgtaactctggtcttcggtgcccggggacacctaggacagtcgggatgcgaggaccccgtcgagtcactcgagtcatgtctatctcatgctagactggcgtcccgtcggaccacacagtcctcagtaggtggtgatcccgaaggacacccatgcaggtacgactctaacagaatcaagctaacaggtaccctaattgcagtatacatacacatggcatcagcatatagcATGTcgcataaatcatttctacactctccgtcccgacattcgtcgtagccataataaatcttgccacgcataacaggctatagcacaactatatcgtcatttgcatcatactaacatttatttcaggcatcatactgtcaaactctcaatatgcaacatagggcatacacagtctcatacttcaaacatgaaactagtagtagaatctcttacctggagatctacttgtcgagtcctaaccgcgaggcagtacgctttccaagcgacgaagtcctaactgtttaatgagtcaaaattgtaaataggtcgccaacgactaacggttcgagactaaattgaaataacttaccctagaaggaggttgcagtgctcgagcccctactgaagaaatcccgcgctacagtaatttcttggtccaagacgtcccttgagaaaaataattgaatttagacccaatttaatttaactaacgtccgagcatggagtcttaccggaaaaaccacaataattaaatggattaccaaaatttaggtggatggagccaatttagtcctggcggctcggctggaagaagacaggaccggctcggctcggtacaggaagctacgcgggcggctcggcttgcaacagggaggggatgcggctcggctcgcgtcagcaaggaggcgcggctcggcttgcagtgcaggcggcgcggcgcggcttgcacgcggggagagctaggcacgtgtgggcacgggcgcgggttcggtttcgggttcgggcgagcgggcgcggggcggttccgggttcgggttcggcggctggaggcgcgcgaggcttagctgctggatttcagtcggcgcgacggctggctggcgaacgttccggctgcgctgcgtcggatctaagcggcgcggcgtggctggcgaacgttccggctgcgctgcgtcggatctaagcggcgcggcgtggctgggcgTGTGAACGACGGCGTTGCGGACACGGCTTGGCTGAGGaatcggctgcggctcctcagcgTTGGATCGGGGCGTCGCGACGCGGCTGACTGCCCttcctcggatcgacgcggcgcggctggttCCGGCTGCAAACACGACTGGCGTGCGTAGCTGATCCTCGGCGTGCGGTGGCTTGACTTGGTTTGATGtctccggcgcggctgggcgtgtggcgtgggtaggcggctagggtttcggcggcggcggcggcttaaatgctttctttcttcttttctttttttttttttttttttttgattttcttatgcgcgtcccgaggctgctttaaagagagaatttatctttttttctttttccaattcctttaattaattagaaataacCACCTACCATATCTCCAAATCTTTTGGAATTTACCAATTAACCCCCAACTGgtccccacatttctcccttaaccaaccaaccttagttttataaaacttccccaattatttccaaaaaaatacttattatcataaaccaaatgaagattttcaaccttaattactcgagaattAAAAAGACAAGGTTCTCCCAAGAAgtttaaaattcccataaccacacttaatattaatattattagtggtccaaaataacaaaggaaaccgaaaaatgttgggcgttacaatcttccctcctaaaaaaaaactttcgtcctcgaaagttctaatcctcgaacagctcggggtgctgggctctcatgtcctcttctttctcccacgttgcctcttccactccatggttttgccaaaggattttgaccagtgggatttctcgactgcgaagcttcttgacctcccttgccaggacctcgacaggctgctcctcgtagctcagattctcgctaacctgcagtggctcgaagtccaccacatgtgttgggtctgcgacatatttcctcagcatggagatgtggaatacgtcgtgcactgcagcaaacgatgggggtagcgccaagcggtaagccacggggccaatccgctccaatatctcgaacggccctacaaagcgtggactcagcttccccttcttcgcgaacctcagaacacccttcataggcgctaccttcagaaagaccatatctcccactttaaactcgaggtccttacgtcgtacatcagcgtaactcttctgtctgctctgggctgtcagcatacgagctcggatcttctgtatggctgcgttggtcgtctgcactaactcggggcctagcatcctctgctctccaacctcgccccagcagacaggggatctacagcacttgccatacagagcctcgaacggtgccataccgatagtagcctggtagctgttgttataggcaaactccatcagatgcagatgggagtcccaacttcctgaaaactctagtacgcaggctcgcagcatgtcttctaaaatctggttcaatctctctgtctgaccatcagtctgagggtggaatgccgtgctgaagtccaaccttgtacctaatgcaagttgaagtcctttccagaacttcgatgtgaaacgggcgtctctgtctgaaatgatggatacgggtactccatgtagtctcacaatctctgtcatatatagctgcccccacttactggcagtgtaagtggatttccctggcacgaagtgggccgacttcgtgagtctgtcgaccacaacccagatcaccgtgtagccccttagggtcttgggcagtcccgtaataaaatccatcgacacactctcccacttccaccctggcacacccaagggttgcaacaaccctgctggatgctgcctaggtgccttcacctgctggcacaccaagcatctactgacaaagtctgccacatccctcttcatgcccctccaccaatagacactccttaagtcctggtacatcttcgtactcccagggtgcatggtaaacggggaactgtgagcctcagtcaaaagctctgtcttaactgcgctgtcttccggcacacacaggcgtccctcaaacataaggccatcgtcaaaggatatggagaagccttcaccttgctctgtctctaccacgcgacgcttctctgccaagtaaggatcattcagctgagcagcaatgatcttttgcctcaaggttggctgaactgtcaactgagccaactgtgcggtaacctcacctactgagactgcaatctctgccctctcaaagtccctgagtaagggggtctgcttggtgattagcgctgctgaatgtgcaactttcctacttagcgcatcagccactacatttgctttacctgggtggtataggatctcgcagtcgtagtc comes from Cucumis melo cultivar AY chromosome 12, USDA_Cmelo_AY_1.0, whole genome shotgun sequence and encodes:
- the LOC103487237 gene encoding uncharacterized protein LOC103487237: MGRTAASLPVTLFFLLLLTALPPSLSFSFSFSQFKTLFSLAHSLMTRVANLRASRGDFAGSQRARNIAQKLERGLGLSFWGSIWSLAWDYTKNYAWRDLPFSELYDAVPDMNELIRAFAELSQLESDFARANWVSRNYQSVLRVSNSLLKRLLKVFRKSGAWREVVETVQKEVVDGGLLKDCLELGSGDLKGIVQILKDLALNFYSSGRSSEL